From Zingiber officinale cultivar Zhangliang chromosome 5B, Zo_v1.1, whole genome shotgun sequence, the proteins below share one genomic window:
- the LOC121985803 gene encoding uncharacterized protein LOC121985803 isoform X3, with product MPPSPVKCMHNASLTFHHKTETEPLFVSDSHGRAGSTSTVMFLLLHASTFLTLLHLLGFLLTKLFVHLLAEPSTADHQSCRRTHLVAGEGEAVNEEFDSSDVFSSEESLFFFYGEGFVSDPSVEEAEQIIVDGQLEDCGVISGTAKDEGRGEIGDSLSDHEEEAEFEQQEEEEMEDNKEEEMPKNEKVVFDVNKAEQFDSKKFKLEEHTFGASLTSESTSKSSMEWRSSAIFSDSVTECPFSSSSRRSSSHWETYTLFRKYDEEMMFFDRICAQKLTETETFRSLKYQTRSSTSQRIIHKQNKKQGSHRDPYRELECVYVAQICLAWEALSWNYNYFRQKNSKGSESDQKSCCTAWIAEQFQQFQVLLQRFIENEPYERGRRPEIFARTRIFSPKLLQVPEFREADELRKDEMVSSAEFLPILDHAIGTFMIFLKADKETPCQMLKALFKRKTSSADPNHLHFLKKTNKNNKMTLKDLLRPRRCLKRQRVKGKQEMDVLMGLTDMKIVSRVLRMPEIRQEQLQWCEEKMSKVKVLDGRIQRDSSPLFFPVH from the exons ATGCCACCGTCTCCTGTTAAATGCATGCACAACGCCAGTCTCACCTTCCATCACAAAACTGAAACCGAACCACTTTTTGTCTCCGATTCCCATGGCCGTGCCGGCAGCACTAGTACTGTGATGTTTCTCCTCCTCCATGCCTCCACTTTCCTCACCCTCCTCCACCTCCTCGGCTTCCTCCTCACCAAGCTCTTCGTCCATCTCCTCGCCGAGCCATCCACAGCAGACCACCAAAG TTGCAGGCGCACCCATCTCGTTGCCGGAGAAGGTGAAGCAGTGAACGAGGAGTTCGACTCTTCCGACGTCTTTAGCAGTGAAGAAAGCCTGTTCTTTTTTTACGGCGAAGGCTTCGTCAGCGATCCGTCAGTTGAAGAAGCAGAACAGATAATAGTTGATGGTCAACTCGAAGATTGTGGAGTGATATCTGGGACTGCTAAAG ATGAAGGCCGTGGCGAAATTGGAGATTCTTTGTCGGATCATGAAGAGGAAGCTGAGTttgagcagcaggaggaggaggagatggaGGATAATAAAGAGGAAGAAATGCCAAAGAACGAGAAAGTGGTGTTCGATGTGAACAAAGCAGAACAGTTCGACAGTAAAAAGTTTAAGCTCGAAGAGCACACGTTTGGTGCTTCTCTTACAAGTGAATCCACTTCGAAGAGCTCCATGGAATGGAGAAGCTCTGCGATCTTCAGCGATTCGGTGACCGAATGCCCCTTTTCATCTTCGTCGCGCAGGAGTTCGTCTCACTGGGAAACCTACACATTGTTCCGGAAGTACGACGAGGAGATGATGTTCTTCGATCGAATCTGCGCACAGAAACTCACTGAAACAG AAACGTTTAGATCGTTGAAGTACCAGACGAGATCATCGACATCGCAAAGAATAATTCACAAACAAAACAAGAAGCAGGGAAGTCATCGAGATCCTTATCGAGAGTTGGAATGCGTCTACGTGGCTCAGATTTGCCTAGCTTGGGAAGCTCTCAGTTGGAACTACAATTACTTCCGGCAAAAGAATTCCAAAGGATCAGAAAGCGATCAAAAATCTTGTTGCACCGCGTGGATAGCTGAGCAATTCCAGCAGTTCCAAGTCCTCCTGCAACGATTCATCGAGAATGAGCCTTACGAGCGTGGTCGTAGGCCCGAAATATTCGCTCGAACGAGGATCTTTTCTCCAAAATTGCTACAAGTTCCTGAATTCCGAG AAGCAGATGAATTGCGCAAAGATGAAATGGTTTCATCCGCAGAGTTCCTACCGATTCTGGACCACGCGATCGGAACCTTCATGATCTTCCTCAAGGCAGACAAGGAGACTCCTTGCCAAATGCTGAAAGCCCTCTTCAAGAGGAAAACAAGCTCAGCGGACCCAAATCATCTCCATTTCCTCAAGAAAACTAACAAGAAT AACAAGATGACGCTTAAAGATCTGCTGAGACCGAGAAGATGCCTGAAAAGGCAGAGGGTGAAAGGGAAACAAGAGATGGACGTGCTCATGGGCTTAACTGACATGAAGATCGTCTCCAGAGTTCTGAGGATGCCTGAGATCAGACAAGAGCAACTGCAATGGTGTGAGGAGAAGATGAGCAAGGTGAAAGTGTTGGATGGCAGGATTCAAAGAGATTCCTCCCCACTTTTCTTCCCTGTTCACTGA
- the LOC121985803 gene encoding uncharacterized protein LOC121985803 isoform X2 has product MPPSPVKCMHNASLTFHHKTETEPLFVSDSHGRAGSTSTVMFLLLHASTFLTLLHLLGFLLTKLFVHLLAEPSTADHQRRTHLVAGEGEAVNEEFDSSDVFSSEESLFFFYGEGFVSDPSVEEAEQIIVDGQLEDCGVISGTAKDEGRGEIGDSLSDHEEEAEFEQQEEEEMEDNKEEEMPKNEKVVFDVNKAEQFDSKKFKLEEHTFGASLTSESTSKSSMEWRSSAIFSDSVTECPFSSSSRRSSSHWETYTLFRKYDEEMMFFDRICAQKLTETETFRSLKYQTRSSTSQRIIHKQNKKQGSHRDPYRELECVYVAQICLAWEALSWNYNYFRQKNSKGSESDQKSCCTAWIAEQFQQFQVLLQRFIENEPYERGRRPEIFARTRIFSPKLLQVPEFRDPEADELRKDEMVSSAEFLPILDHAIGTFMIFLKADKETPCQMLKALFKRKTSSADPNHLHFLKKTNKNNKMTLKDLLRPRRCLKRQRVKGKQEMDVLMGLTDMKIVSRVLRMPEIRQEQLQWCEEKMSKVKVLDGRIQRDSSPLFFPVH; this is encoded by the exons ATGCCACCGTCTCCTGTTAAATGCATGCACAACGCCAGTCTCACCTTCCATCACAAAACTGAAACCGAACCACTTTTTGTCTCCGATTCCCATGGCCGTGCCGGCAGCACTAGTACTGTGATGTTTCTCCTCCTCCATGCCTCCACTTTCCTCACCCTCCTCCACCTCCTCGGCTTCCTCCTCACCAAGCTCTTCGTCCATCTCCTCGCCGAGCCATCCACAGCAGACCACCAAAG GCGCACCCATCTCGTTGCCGGAGAAGGTGAAGCAGTGAACGAGGAGTTCGACTCTTCCGACGTCTTTAGCAGTGAAGAAAGCCTGTTCTTTTTTTACGGCGAAGGCTTCGTCAGCGATCCGTCAGTTGAAGAAGCAGAACAGATAATAGTTGATGGTCAACTCGAAGATTGTGGAGTGATATCTGGGACTGCTAAAG ATGAAGGCCGTGGCGAAATTGGAGATTCTTTGTCGGATCATGAAGAGGAAGCTGAGTttgagcagcaggaggaggaggagatggaGGATAATAAAGAGGAAGAAATGCCAAAGAACGAGAAAGTGGTGTTCGATGTGAACAAAGCAGAACAGTTCGACAGTAAAAAGTTTAAGCTCGAAGAGCACACGTTTGGTGCTTCTCTTACAAGTGAATCCACTTCGAAGAGCTCCATGGAATGGAGAAGCTCTGCGATCTTCAGCGATTCGGTGACCGAATGCCCCTTTTCATCTTCGTCGCGCAGGAGTTCGTCTCACTGGGAAACCTACACATTGTTCCGGAAGTACGACGAGGAGATGATGTTCTTCGATCGAATCTGCGCACAGAAACTCACTGAAACAG AAACGTTTAGATCGTTGAAGTACCAGACGAGATCATCGACATCGCAAAGAATAATTCACAAACAAAACAAGAAGCAGGGAAGTCATCGAGATCCTTATCGAGAGTTGGAATGCGTCTACGTGGCTCAGATTTGCCTAGCTTGGGAAGCTCTCAGTTGGAACTACAATTACTTCCGGCAAAAGAATTCCAAAGGATCAGAAAGCGATCAAAAATCTTGTTGCACCGCGTGGATAGCTGAGCAATTCCAGCAGTTCCAAGTCCTCCTGCAACGATTCATCGAGAATGAGCCTTACGAGCGTGGTCGTAGGCCCGAAATATTCGCTCGAACGAGGATCTTTTCTCCAAAATTGCTACAAGTTCCTGAATTCCGAG ATCCAGAAGCAGATGAATTGCGCAAAGATGAAATGGTTTCATCCGCAGAGTTCCTACCGATTCTGGACCACGCGATCGGAACCTTCATGATCTTCCTCAAGGCAGACAAGGAGACTCCTTGCCAAATGCTGAAAGCCCTCTTCAAGAGGAAAACAAGCTCAGCGGACCCAAATCATCTCCATTTCCTCAAGAAAACTAACAAGAAT AACAAGATGACGCTTAAAGATCTGCTGAGACCGAGAAGATGCCTGAAAAGGCAGAGGGTGAAAGGGAAACAAGAGATGGACGTGCTCATGGGCTTAACTGACATGAAGATCGTCTCCAGAGTTCTGAGGATGCCTGAGATCAGACAAGAGCAACTGCAATGGTGTGAGGAGAAGATGAGCAAGGTGAAAGTGTTGGATGGCAGGATTCAAAGAGATTCCTCCCCACTTTTCTTCCCTGTTCACTGA
- the LOC121985803 gene encoding uncharacterized protein LOC121985803 isoform X1 has product MPPSPVKCMHNASLTFHHKTETEPLFVSDSHGRAGSTSTVMFLLLHASTFLTLLHLLGFLLTKLFVHLLAEPSTADHQSCRRTHLVAGEGEAVNEEFDSSDVFSSEESLFFFYGEGFVSDPSVEEAEQIIVDGQLEDCGVISGTAKDEGRGEIGDSLSDHEEEAEFEQQEEEEMEDNKEEEMPKNEKVVFDVNKAEQFDSKKFKLEEHTFGASLTSESTSKSSMEWRSSAIFSDSVTECPFSSSSRRSSSHWETYTLFRKYDEEMMFFDRICAQKLTETETFRSLKYQTRSSTSQRIIHKQNKKQGSHRDPYRELECVYVAQICLAWEALSWNYNYFRQKNSKGSESDQKSCCTAWIAEQFQQFQVLLQRFIENEPYERGRRPEIFARTRIFSPKLLQVPEFRDPEADELRKDEMVSSAEFLPILDHAIGTFMIFLKADKETPCQMLKALFKRKTSSADPNHLHFLKKTNKNNKMTLKDLLRPRRCLKRQRVKGKQEMDVLMGLTDMKIVSRVLRMPEIRQEQLQWCEEKMSKVKVLDGRIQRDSSPLFFPVH; this is encoded by the exons ATGCCACCGTCTCCTGTTAAATGCATGCACAACGCCAGTCTCACCTTCCATCACAAAACTGAAACCGAACCACTTTTTGTCTCCGATTCCCATGGCCGTGCCGGCAGCACTAGTACTGTGATGTTTCTCCTCCTCCATGCCTCCACTTTCCTCACCCTCCTCCACCTCCTCGGCTTCCTCCTCACCAAGCTCTTCGTCCATCTCCTCGCCGAGCCATCCACAGCAGACCACCAAAG TTGCAGGCGCACCCATCTCGTTGCCGGAGAAGGTGAAGCAGTGAACGAGGAGTTCGACTCTTCCGACGTCTTTAGCAGTGAAGAAAGCCTGTTCTTTTTTTACGGCGAAGGCTTCGTCAGCGATCCGTCAGTTGAAGAAGCAGAACAGATAATAGTTGATGGTCAACTCGAAGATTGTGGAGTGATATCTGGGACTGCTAAAG ATGAAGGCCGTGGCGAAATTGGAGATTCTTTGTCGGATCATGAAGAGGAAGCTGAGTttgagcagcaggaggaggaggagatggaGGATAATAAAGAGGAAGAAATGCCAAAGAACGAGAAAGTGGTGTTCGATGTGAACAAAGCAGAACAGTTCGACAGTAAAAAGTTTAAGCTCGAAGAGCACACGTTTGGTGCTTCTCTTACAAGTGAATCCACTTCGAAGAGCTCCATGGAATGGAGAAGCTCTGCGATCTTCAGCGATTCGGTGACCGAATGCCCCTTTTCATCTTCGTCGCGCAGGAGTTCGTCTCACTGGGAAACCTACACATTGTTCCGGAAGTACGACGAGGAGATGATGTTCTTCGATCGAATCTGCGCACAGAAACTCACTGAAACAG AAACGTTTAGATCGTTGAAGTACCAGACGAGATCATCGACATCGCAAAGAATAATTCACAAACAAAACAAGAAGCAGGGAAGTCATCGAGATCCTTATCGAGAGTTGGAATGCGTCTACGTGGCTCAGATTTGCCTAGCTTGGGAAGCTCTCAGTTGGAACTACAATTACTTCCGGCAAAAGAATTCCAAAGGATCAGAAAGCGATCAAAAATCTTGTTGCACCGCGTGGATAGCTGAGCAATTCCAGCAGTTCCAAGTCCTCCTGCAACGATTCATCGAGAATGAGCCTTACGAGCGTGGTCGTAGGCCCGAAATATTCGCTCGAACGAGGATCTTTTCTCCAAAATTGCTACAAGTTCCTGAATTCCGAG ATCCAGAAGCAGATGAATTGCGCAAAGATGAAATGGTTTCATCCGCAGAGTTCCTACCGATTCTGGACCACGCGATCGGAACCTTCATGATCTTCCTCAAGGCAGACAAGGAGACTCCTTGCCAAATGCTGAAAGCCCTCTTCAAGAGGAAAACAAGCTCAGCGGACCCAAATCATCTCCATTTCCTCAAGAAAACTAACAAGAAT AACAAGATGACGCTTAAAGATCTGCTGAGACCGAGAAGATGCCTGAAAAGGCAGAGGGTGAAAGGGAAACAAGAGATGGACGTGCTCATGGGCTTAACTGACATGAAGATCGTCTCCAGAGTTCTGAGGATGCCTGAGATCAGACAAGAGCAACTGCAATGGTGTGAGGAGAAGATGAGCAAGGTGAAAGTGTTGGATGGCAGGATTCAAAGAGATTCCTCCCCACTTTTCTTCCCTGTTCACTGA
- the LOC121987015 gene encoding protein FAR1-RELATED SEQUENCE 12-like, producing the protein MEDESTSCRRLNFEGNEDRQEGDFDYIDEGLNIETDLDIPQLGLEFETEEDAYQFYLTYAKKVGFGVRRGKRGKDKRDLYVKASRDETRFGCEAKMKICNRKKNKFTVVQFVKEHNHYLSSPSKTHLYRSHRNISSSAAIQIEMASDVGIPPKASHDLMVRQMRADYANFGDVVCFDTTYRKNNEGRPIALFVGVNHHKQSILFGAALLYDETSLTFEWLFDTLTRAMGEKKPTTILTDQDAAMAKALASRWPETHHQEDFISAWNMMLAKYTLEDNDWLRRMYNIKEKWVLVYGRQMFCADMTTTQRSESMNSIVKKYVTYKHKFLDFFSHFQRLLDDRRYEELKADFKSNTTVPYLMFSIEILKHASEIYTPEVYKCFQQEWCLSHDSTLEICEDVDTFAKYKVTPHKKRNHHIVTLDKECEKIECSCRKYEFAGILCSHILKIFTWKNIMKIPSDYVLKRWTRKAKIGYFGVNDSMANNATLDPKVLQNMRYKELCGLNVQLVTKAAERDDTYMFVKDAMLSLCKMVDDKLQGTESNVQQSNVSQASWEIEGNSTGVKGIKMKKKTMSGKRLKGGLEKISRKRKAARKTNQASTIGVDQTISSVASVQCDRFSDQPINFVPTIGSSVSSFNMTETQFPPLLTSQLSQVQFPYVQFAGPPPATSFP; encoded by the exons ATGGAGGATGAATCTACAAGTTGTCGTCGGTTGAATTTTGAAGGAAATGAAGATAGACAAGAAGGTGACTTTGATTATATTGATGAag GCTTGAACATTGAAACAGATTTGGATATACCACAATTGGGATTGGAATTTGAAACAGAAGAAGatgcatatcaattttatttgacATATGCTAAAAAGGTTGGGTTTGGTGTAAGGAGAG gtaaaagaggaaaagacaaaCGAGATCTTTATGTCAAAGCAAGTCGTGATGAAACAAGGTTTGGTTGTGAGGCTAAAATGAAGATTTGTAATCGGAAAAAAAACAAGTTTACTGTGGTGCAGtttgttaaagagcataatcattatctcTCAAGTCCAAGCAAAACACACCTCTATAGAAGTCATAGGAATATTTCTTCTTCTGCAGCGATACAGATTGAGATGGCAAGTGATGTGGGAATCCCCCCAaaagcatctcatgatcttatggtgaGGCAA ATGAGAGCTGATTATGCTAATTTTGGAGATGTTGTTTGCTTTGACACAACCTACAGAAAGAACAATGAAGGTCGGCCAATTGCATTGTTTGTAGGTGTTAATCATCATAAACAATCCATACTTTTTGGTGCtgctttattatatgatgaaactAGTTTGACTTTTGAGTGGTTATTTGATACATTAACTAGAGCTATGGGTGAGAAAAAGCCAACTACTATTCTTACAGATCAAGATGCAGCAATGGCAAAGGCGTTAGCTTCTAGATGGCCTGAAACACATCATC aggaagattttatttcagcATGGAACATGATGTTAGCCAAGTATACACTTGAAGACAATGATTGGTTGAGGCGTATGTACAACATCAAGGAAAAATGGGTTTTAGTATATGGGCGACAAATGTTTTGTGCGGATatgactacaacccaaagaagtgagagcatgaatagTATTGTGAAAAAGTATGTCACTTATAAACACAAGTTTTTAGACTTCTTCAGTCACTTCCAAAGACTCCTTGATGATCGTCGATACGAGGAATTAAAAGCTGACTTCAAATCTAACACAACTGTTCCCTATTTAATGTTTTCTATTGAGATTTTGAAGCATGCTAGTGAAATTTATACTCCTGAGGTATACAAGTGCTTTCAACAGGAGTGGTGCTTATCTCATGATTCTACTCTAGAAATTTGTGAGGATGTTGATACATTTGCAAAATATAAAGTTACTCCTCACAAAAAGAGAAACCATCATATTGTTACACTTGATAAGGAGTGTGAAAAAATTGAGTGTAGCTGTAGAAAATATGAATTTGCTGGAATTTTGTGTTCTCATATTCTGAAAATATTTACgtggaaaaatatcatgaaaatcCCAAGTGATTATGTATTGAAAAGGTGGACAAGAAAAGCAAAAATTGGATATTTTGGAGTTAATGATTCAATGGCCAACAATGCTACTTTGGATCCAAAAGTACTTCAAAATATGCGTTACAAAGAGTTGTGTGGGTTGAATGTTCAATTGGTTACTAAGGCAGCAGAAAGGGATGACACTTACATGTTTGTTAAAGATGCTATGTTGAGCTTGTGTAAGATGGTGGATGATAAGTTACAAGGTACTGAATCAAATGTCCAACAATCAAATGTGAGCCAAGCATCCTGGGAAATTGAAGGGAACTCTACTGGAGTGAAAGGgattaaaatgaagaaaaaaacgaTGTCAGGTAAAAGGTTGAAAGGTGGGTTAGAGAAGatttcaaggaaaagaaaagcaGCGAGGAAAACAAATCAAGCTTCAACAATT GGTGTAGATCAAACTATTTCCAGCGTGGCCAGCGTACAATGTGACCGGTTTAGTGATCAA ccTATAAATTTTGTGCCGACAATTGGTAGTTCTGTTAGTAGTTTCAATATGACTGAGACTCAATTTCCACCATTATTGACATCACAACTTTCTCAG GTGCAATTCCCATATGTGCAGTTTGCTGGACCACCTCCTGCAACCTCCTTCCCTTAG